The genomic segment TGCACTGCCAGTGGAATCGGGATAACGGCGGGTATCCCGCCGCGCTCGGTCTATTGCTCGACCACGGTCTCGGCGTTCCTGAAGGACGCTATCCCAGCGGCAATGCCGCCATGGACGCGGTGCTGACGCAGTACATCGAGGACTGAGGCGGCCATCGCAGGAACGCGGAGGAACCGGGCGAGAAGGCGGGTACCCCGTCCAGGCGCGGCGCTTCGAGACGGGGAGCCTCGATTTGACACCGGGAAACCGGCCACGGTCAACTTGACAAACCAGGGGCGGACGGGTATATAGCCTGTGTTGTAACGCAAACGATACCAGCCGGCAACTGATCATCGAATACTACGCCCGATACGAGGAGGCCCGGCATGGCCCGCATGGTCCACTGCGCCAAGCTCAAAGAGGAACTCGAAGGACTCGATTTCGTCCCCTTCCCCAACGAACTCGGCCAGCGCATCTACGATAACATTTCCAAACAGGCCTGGCAGATGTGGATCAACTATTCGGTCATGGTCATCAACGAGTACCGCCTGAATCTCGCCACGACCGAGGGCCAGGAAGTCTACGACCGGCACCTGGAAGAGTTCTTCTTTGGCGAAGGCGCCGAAATGCCGCCGGGATACCGTCCCCCTCAGACGAAATAAACCGGTCACCGCCGTCACCGCAGCCGTCGCCGCCCCGTGGTTTCATCATGAAGCGTGACGATGATATCCTGCTCATCTCCTGCTATGAACTGGGCCATCAGCCCTTCAGCCTGGCCTCCCCCGCCGCACGCCTGAAATCCGAAGGATATAACGTCTCTGTCGTCGACGCCGCGATCGAACCGGTCCCGGAGGATATCGTCCGCCGGGCGGGTTTCATCGGCATCTCGGTGCCCATGCACACGGCCATGCGGGTCGGGATGGACCTGTCGCGCCGCATCCGGAACCTCAACCCCGGCGCGCATCTCTGCTTCTACGGACTCTACGCCACGCTGAACGCCGAGTATCTCCTGTCCCACGGGGCCGACTCGGTGATCGGCGGCGAGTTCGAACAGCCGCTCTGCGACCTGGTCGGGAAGCTGTGCGACGGCGAATCGTCAGCGGCGACCGGAAAACTCCCTAAGGCCGGAGGTTCCGCTTCGACCGGCGATCACGCATCGGCCGGGGATCACGCATCGGCCGGCGATCCCGCATCGGTCGGCGGTGCGGCCGGTGGTGCGGCTGCCACCCCGAATCTCGCCCGCCAGTCCTGGCTGGTCCCGGACCGCGATACGCTGCCCGGACTGAAGCGGTACGCCCAGCTGGACAACGGCATTGAATCACTTCCCGCCGGGTATACCGAGGCCACGCGCGGCTGCCTGCATACCTGTTTGCACTGCCCGATCACCCCGGTGTACAACGGCCGGTTCTTCGCCGTGCCCGCCGACGTGGTGCTCGCCGACGTGGCCCAGCAGGTACAGATGGGTGCCCGGCACATCACCTTCGGGGATCCGGATTTCCTGAATGGCCCCACCCACGTCCTGCGCATACTAATAAGGGTGGGCGACCCCCCCCCCGGCCTCACCGTCGATTTCACCCCCAAGATCGAACATATAAACCGGCACCCGTGCATTTTACCGGAAGCCCGGGACCTGGGCGGCATCTTCGTCGTATCGGCCGTGGAATCGGTCAGCGACCTGGTGCTGGAGCGGCTCAGGAAAGGACACAACCGCGACGACGTCGTCCAGGCCCTCGCCGTCCTGCGTGACGCGGACCTGCCCATGCGGCCCTCGCTGGTGGCCTTCACGCCCTGGGCGACCCTGGACGACTACCTGGATCTGCTGGATTTCGTCGAAGTCCACGACCTGGTCGACCACATCGACCCGGTGCAGTACACCATCCGCCTGCTCGTGCCACCGGGGTCGGCCCTTCTGTCCGAAGCGGATACCCGCTCATGGATCGGCGAACTGGATGAAGCCGGCTTCACCTACGCATGGCGACATGTCGACGGGCGCATGGATCGCCTGCATCAACAGGTTACCCGTCTTGTGGAGGAGGCCGACGCGTCGGGAGAGGAAAGGGACAACCAGCGGGTGTTCCACCGGATCAGGTGTCTGGCCGCGGAAATGGCGGGCGTCGAGGCGCCTTCGGAGCAGCCTTTTCACGACATCCCGCTCAAACGGCGGCGCGTCCCCAGGCTGACCGAGGCCTGGTTCTGCTGAGCGGAACCCACCGCGAGCCGGAAAGGCTCGTTCATCTAATCTTCGGATATCCGGCTCAGGAAGTATAACCGGTTCAGGAAGTGTATCCGTCCTGGGCGGGACCGCAGTGTTGCGACCGGACCGGCGCCCGGTACTGCACGCGGTGATCGGGCGTCTCCACGCGGATGCCGCCCTGCTGCTTCGAAGTGAGGCAGTGGTCGAGGATGCCGCAGACGGTGAGCGTCCGTTCCACCGGGATCGGGGAAACGCCGGTCTCGAACATCTCGTCGATCTTCGACACCAGGCAGGCGGAATAGGTGACCGGAGGCGTGGGCGGCAGGAAGAACTGGGTCGACTTCGGCTCGGGTTCGTCCTTCAGGCGGGCGGCGAAACAGTAGTCCCCGATGGCGCCGTTGAGCATGAGCAGTGTGGTCTTCAGTCCATCCACGTGTTCGATGAAGTAGGCGGCCGGCTCAGTAGC from the Gemmatimonadota bacterium genome contains:
- a CDS encoding oxidative damage protection protein, whose protein sequence is MARMVHCAKLKEELEGLDFVPFPNELGQRIYDNISKQAWQMWINYSVMVINEYRLNLATTEGQEVYDRHLEEFFFGEGAEMPPGYRPPQTK
- a CDS encoding radical SAM protein is translated as MMKRDDDILLISCYELGHQPFSLASPAARLKSEGYNVSVVDAAIEPVPEDIVRRAGFIGISVPMHTAMRVGMDLSRRIRNLNPGAHLCFYGLYATLNAEYLLSHGADSVIGGEFEQPLCDLVGKLCDGESSAATGKLPKAGGSASTGDHASAGDHASAGDPASVGGAAGGAAATPNLARQSWLVPDRDTLPGLKRYAQLDNGIESLPAGYTEATRGCLHTCLHCPITPVYNGRFFAVPADVVLADVAQQVQMGARHITFGDPDFLNGPTHVLRILIRVGDPPPGLTVDFTPKIEHINRHPCILPEARDLGGIFVVSAVESVSDLVLERLRKGHNRDDVVQALAVLRDADLPMRPSLVAFTPWATLDDYLDLLDFVEVHDLVDHIDPVQYTIRLLVPPGSALLSEADTRSWIGELDEAGFTYAWRHVDGRMDRLHQQVTRLVEEADASGEERDNQRVFHRIRCLAAEMAGVEAPSEQPFHDIPLKRRRVPRLTEAWFC